One Prunus dulcis chromosome 8, ALMONDv2, whole genome shotgun sequence DNA window includes the following coding sequences:
- the LOC117637379 gene encoding germin-like protein subfamily 1 member 16 isoform X1: MKGVHFLISTLAILASATFLVSASDPSPLQDFCVALNDNKSAGGYFGANAVFVNGKFCKDPKLVNANDFFFSGLQNPRNTQNPLGSNVTTVNVDQIAGLNTLGISLTRIDFAPNGLNPPHTHPRASEFLVVLEGTLYVGFVTSNGDGNRLFTKVLNKGDVFVFPIGLIHFQLNVGHVNAVAFAGLSSQNPGVITIANAVFGSKPPINPDVLAKAFQVDGNVVDYLQKQFWYDNN; encoded by the exons ATGAAAGGTGTTCATTTCCTCATAAGCACTCTTGCCATATTGGCATCTGCAACCTTCCTTGTCTCTGCCTCTGACCCCAGTCCTCTTCAGGACTTCTGTGTAGCACTTAATGACAACAAATCTGCTG GTGGATATTTCGGTGCAAACGCAGTGTTTGTGAATGGAAAATTCTGCAAGGACCCAAAGCTTGTCAATGCAaatgatttcttcttttctggcCTCCAAAACCCAAGAAACACACAAAATCCGCTTGGTTCAAATGTGACAACTGTGAATGTGGACCAAATAGCGGGGTTGAACACTCTCGGCATATCCCTGACTCGCATAGACTTTGCACCAAATGGCCTAAACCCTCCTCACACTCACCCTCGTGCCTCTGAATTTCTTGTGGTCTTGGAAGGAACACTCTATGTTGGTTTCGTCACATCCAACGGTGATGGCAATCGCCTATTCACCAAAGTGTTGAACAAGGGAGATGTGTTTGTGTTCCCAATCGGCCTCATTCACTTCCAACTCAATGTGGGACACGTCAACGCTGTAGCCTTCGCTGGGCTTAGCAGCCAGAACCCAGGAGTGATCACCATAGCCAATGCAGTGTTTGGCTCCAAGCCTCCCATCAACCCTGATGTTCTAGCCAAGGCCTTCCAAGTGGACGGCAATGTGGTTGACTATCTTCAGAAACAGTTCTGGTACGACAAcaattag
- the LOC117637379 gene encoding germin-like protein subfamily 1 member 16 isoform X2: MKGVHFLISTLAILASATFLVSASDPSPLQDFCVALNDTNAVFVNGKFCKDPKLVNANDFFFSGLQNPRNTQNPLGSNVTTVNVDQIAGLNTLGISLTRIDFAPNGLNPPHTHPRASEFLVVLEGTLYVGFVTSNGDGNRLFTKVLNKGDVFVFPIGLIHFQLNVGHVNAVAFAGLSSQNPGVITIANAVFGSKPPINPDVLAKAFQVDGNVVDYLQKQFWYDNN; this comes from the exons ATGAAAGGTGTTCATTTCCTCATAAGCACTCTTGCCATATTGGCATCTGCAACCTTCCTTGTCTCTGCCTCTGACCCCAGTCCTCTTCAGGACTTCTGTGTAGCACTTAATGACA CAAACGCAGTGTTTGTGAATGGAAAATTCTGCAAGGACCCAAAGCTTGTCAATGCAaatgatttcttcttttctggcCTCCAAAACCCAAGAAACACACAAAATCCGCTTGGTTCAAATGTGACAACTGTGAATGTGGACCAAATAGCGGGGTTGAACACTCTCGGCATATCCCTGACTCGCATAGACTTTGCACCAAATGGCCTAAACCCTCCTCACACTCACCCTCGTGCCTCTGAATTTCTTGTGGTCTTGGAAGGAACACTCTATGTTGGTTTCGTCACATCCAACGGTGATGGCAATCGCCTATTCACCAAAGTGTTGAACAAGGGAGATGTGTTTGTGTTCCCAATCGGCCTCATTCACTTCCAACTCAATGTGGGACACGTCAACGCTGTAGCCTTCGCTGGGCTTAGCAGCCAGAACCCAGGAGTGATCACCATAGCCAATGCAGTGTTTGGCTCCAAGCCTCCCATCAACCCTGATGTTCTAGCCAAGGCCTTCCAAGTGGACGGCAATGTGGTTGACTATCTTCAGAAACAGTTCTGGTACGACAAcaattag
- the LOC117637379 gene encoding germin-like protein subfamily 1 member 16 isoform X3, with product MKGVHFLISTLAILASATFLVSASDPSPLQDFCVALNDNKSAVFVNGKFCKDPKLVNANDFFFSGLQNPRNTQNPLGSNVTTVNVDQIAGLNTLGISLTRIDFAPNGLNPPHTHPRASEFLVVLEGTLYVGFVTSNGDGNRLFTKVLNKGDVFVFPIGLIHFQLNVGHVNAVAFAGLSSQNPGVITIANAVFGSKPPINPDVLAKAFQVDGNVVDYLQKQFWYDNN from the exons ATGAAAGGTGTTCATTTCCTCATAAGCACTCTTGCCATATTGGCATCTGCAACCTTCCTTGTCTCTGCCTCTGACCCCAGTCCTCTTCAGGACTTCTGTGTAGCACTTAATGACAACAAATCTGCTG TGTTTGTGAATGGAAAATTCTGCAAGGACCCAAAGCTTGTCAATGCAaatgatttcttcttttctggcCTCCAAAACCCAAGAAACACACAAAATCCGCTTGGTTCAAATGTGACAACTGTGAATGTGGACCAAATAGCGGGGTTGAACACTCTCGGCATATCCCTGACTCGCATAGACTTTGCACCAAATGGCCTAAACCCTCCTCACACTCACCCTCGTGCCTCTGAATTTCTTGTGGTCTTGGAAGGAACACTCTATGTTGGTTTCGTCACATCCAACGGTGATGGCAATCGCCTATTCACCAAAGTGTTGAACAAGGGAGATGTGTTTGTGTTCCCAATCGGCCTCATTCACTTCCAACTCAATGTGGGACACGTCAACGCTGTAGCCTTCGCTGGGCTTAGCAGCCAGAACCCAGGAGTGATCACCATAGCCAATGCAGTGTTTGGCTCCAAGCCTCCCATCAACCCTGATGTTCTAGCCAAGGCCTTCCAAGTGGACGGCAATGTGGTTGACTATCTTCAGAAACAGTTCTGGTACGACAAcaattag